The Chryseobacterium sp. 7 sequence GCCTTTATTTCCCACCATCGTCCAACCATCTTTTAATTCAACAGCAAGATTGGAATCAGTTGAGATAAAAGTTTCAATAGCCACAACGGAGTTTTTCTTAAAACGTCTGGTGTCATAGCGGTTCCTGTAGTTCAGTAATTCATCGGGCTGCTCGTGCAAGCTTTTTCCTACTCCATGGCCGGCAAGATTCTTAATGACTTTAAGCCCTCTTTTCTTGGCTTCTGTTTCCATTAAATATCCTATGTCAGCTATTTTCACACCGCCTTTTATGTTGTCGATTGCTTTTCTCAAAATATCTTTAGATGCCTCCACCAATTTCTGATGTCCGTGAATATCTTTTCCGATGACAAATGAGCTTCCATTATCAGCCCAATATCCATCCAGCTCTGCAGAAACATCAATATTAATCAGATCTCCTTCTTTCAAAATCCTATGATCAGTGGGAATACCATGGCAAAATTCATTATCCACACTAATACACGTCCAGCCAGGAAATCCATACGTCAGATAAGGAGCCGATTTTGCCCCAAAACCTTCCAGTATTTTGGCTCCATATTCGTCAAGATCTTTCGTGGTCATTCCCGGTTCAGCGTAATCCATCATCTTCTTTAGGGTGAAGGCAACCGCTTCACTTACTTTTTGCATTCCGAGCATCTGATCTTCGTTGGTGATTGACATAGTTTTTGGATTATTGTTGATAACTACAAAGTTAGGAAATTAAAATATTACAGTACAGCTATTTCCGTTGTACAAATCCATTTATAAAAAATTAAAGCCACTGCAGTTGCAGTGACTTTGTACTTTGTTTATGGAAACGAGCGAGACGCTCGTGTCAGCAGGATACTAATTATTTAAACCAAATTTATCTTCATAATTAAACCTTTCGATTCTACTAGATTTTTTTATAACTATTTCCAAAGAACCCTTTGGCTTTATTATTGAATCTCCAACGAAAATTTTTCCCCACCAGTCTCTATAAATAATTATACTATCGTTATTTCCGTAGACTAAGAATGGTATATTATGATTATCATAATTTATATATTTTTTGATGACTAAGGATTTTATTTCTTTTTCTCTCACTTCATCTAAAAAACCACCTCCACTTTCTGATGAAAATTTACGATTGTACAAAAAAATTACCGTAATAATAATTAACGCTATTAATAAACTCTTATTTCTATTCATTATTTATAATCTTTAGATGTATCGCTAACAAATCTAGTTTATGTTCTGGATATTAAAACTCCAAATGAAGGCTTATTTTGAAACCACTACTATTTGACACAGACCAGCCATAAGAATAATAAAATTTTCCTCCAAAAGTCCCCGTATTTGAATCTGCCACATAACCAACACCTCCAGTAACCCCAACAGAACCCATTAATTTTTGTAAAAAAAATAAATTTGAGAACAATATTGAAATAATTAGAAGTAGACTATTCAGGTGTTGGTGTTGTATTAACTTTTCCTTTTAAAATTTTCATAATCTTTATCTTTTTTCAAATTGCTGTTTCGACTACAACACTAGGATTTCCAGTTTTTTTTAGCTTTATCACTAACTTGATTAGGATTGATATCTTTTTGCTAAACTACTTCCTGAGCAGACATGCTCAAGCCTATGCATATGATAAATGCACCGAGATAAGTTTTCTCATTTCAATATTGTTTTCTGAGTTACGAACTAGTTTATTAAAAAACTTTGCAAATCTAACACCTTTTAAGACTTAAAAATCAATAATTAAATCTTATTTATAATATATAAGATTCTATTTCATTCTGATGCAAAAATATCTATGTGGTACGACAGAACATGTCGTATTAAAAAACAAAAAGGGTCGATCCTAAAAGAATCGACCCCAAAACATTAACTGTTTATTGATAGAATTATGATGTTTCTATTTCCAGCCTCCACCTAAACTTTTATAGATGTCGACTACTGTACTGAGCTGTTTCTGTTTTGCTTCGATGAGCTCCATTTTAGCATCCAGCGCATCTCTCTGGTTCAAAAGAACCTCAAGATAATCCGCTCTTGAATTACGGAATAACTGATTGGCAATATCAATAGATTGATCCAGAGCCTTGGTTTCCTGTGATTTCAATTGATAGTACTGATCTATATTTTTAACCTTCGACATTAAATTTGCAACATCCAGATAAGCATTTAATATGGTTTTATCATATTCATATAACGCTTGAACCTGTTTTGCATCTGCCGTCTGGAAATTAGCTTTTATCGCACTCTTATTGATAAGCGGCCCCGCAAGTTCTCCTGCCAGATTGTAAGCAATAGATTCCGGCATTTTAACAAGATATGAAGGTTTAAAAGCCTCCAGCCCTAATGTTGCAGAAATTTCCAAAGAAGGGTAAAATTCTTTTCTTGCCGCTTCAACATCTAATTTTGAAGCTTTTAATTCTAATTCTGCCTGTTTAATGTCAGGACGATTTGCCAATAACTGTGACGGAATTCCGGTATACACTGTAGGAGGAATGGTAGACATAAAGTTTTCCTTTGCCCTCACAATTGGTTGTGGATATCTTCCCAGCAAAGCATTAATTTCATTTTCCTTTTCAGTAATCTGCTGACGAATGGTGTATTCTGCAGCCTTGGATTTTGCCAATTCTGCTTCAAATTTCTTCACCGCAAGTTCTGTTGCCGCTGCGGCTTCTTTTTGAATTTTGGAAATTTCCAATGCTCTTTGCTGAAGCTTAATATACTGCTGTATGATATCCAGTTGGTTATCCAGAGCCAACAGTTCATAATAATTATCAGCAACTTCTTCAATAAGATTAGACAAAACGAAGTTCTTCCCTTCCACTGTAGAAAGATAATGAGCCACAGCAGATTCTTTTTCCGTTCTGAGTTTTTTCCAGATATCAATTTCCCAGCTTGCATTTAATCCTGCTTCGAAATTTCCAAGCGGATCCGGCATTTCTTTTCCTGGTTCAATTTCTGTGGTAGCATCACCTGCTCCTTCGCTCGTATAACGACCAGATTTTTTCAGTCCTGCTCCTATTCCTGCAGAAACCGTTGGAGTAAGTCTTCCTTTTTTAGCTAAAACACCACTTTTCGCAATTTCAATTTCCTGAAGAGTGATTAGCAGCTCCTGATTATTTTTTAAAGCTGTTTCAATAAGGGTTACCAGGTTAGGATCTGTAAAGAACTGTCTCCATGGCGTTGTTCCGCTATTGTTATTAGCATCCTGCTGTTCTTCCTGATTAAAGTTCTGAGGAATGTTTTCTTTTACCTCGTCTTTTATGACAGTCGCCATGGGCGCCTTACAACTTGCAAGTACAAGTGATAAGGCAATGGCTGCGATTATATTTTTAGTCTTCGAATTTTCCATCATGTTCATAAGGTTCAGTTTGTTCTGTTAGGGGATTTTCTTCTTCATATCTGGCCAGTCTTGACTTATCAGCAATGGTTCCGAAGATATAATACAATCCTGGGATAATCATCAATCCGAAAATGGTTCCGATTAACATCCCTCCTGCTGCTGCTGTACCAATGGTTCTGTTACCGATTGCTCCCGGTCCTGTTGCAATAACCAATGGAATCAGTCCCGCTACGAATGCAAATGATGTCATCAAAATCGGACGGAAACGAATAGCTGCCCCTTCAATAGCCGCTTTTGCTACAGGGATTCCTTCTTCAGCTTTCTTCTGTACGGCAAACTCTACAATTAACACGGCATTTTTACCTAAAAGTCCGATAAGCATTACCATTGCCACCTGTGCATAGATATTGTTTTCTAATCCTAAAAGTTTTAAACATAAAAAGGCTCCGAAAATACCCGTTGGCAAAGATAAAATTACCGGCAACGGAAGAATAAAGCTTTCATACTGTGCAGAAAGGATTAAATAAACGAATCCTAAACATACCAGGAAGATAAATACGGCTTCATTTCCTCGGCTTACTTCATCCTTAGAAATACCCGCCCAGTCAATACCAAATCCTCTTGGAAGTGTTTTATCCGCAACTTCCTGAATGGCCTGGATGGCCTGTCCACTACTATATCCTGGTGCCGGAGTTCCACTCACCTCTGCTGAATTATACATGTTGTGTCTCGTGATTTCTGACAATCCGTATACTTTTTCCAATCTCATAAAATCTGAGTAAGGAACCATCTGGTCTTTATCATTTTTCACATAGAGCTTCAACAGGTCACTCGGCAAGGCTCTATATTGAGGACCTGCCTGAACAATTACCTTATAAGGCCTGTCGAAACGAATGAAACTCGTTTCATAGTTAGATCCAATTAACGTAGATAAGTTATCCATCGCTTTTTCAATCGTTACACCTTTCTGTTCCGCAAGATCATTATCAATCTTAAGCATATATTGTGGGAAACTCGCAGAATAGAATGTAAATGCCGATCCAAGTTCCGGACGTTTTTTAAGCTCCTTCACAAAATCATTACTTACCTGCTCCATTTTATGATAATCCCCACTTCCTGCTTTATCCAGCAAACGAAGTTCAAAACCTCCCGCAGCTCCATACCCTGGTACTGAAGGCGGCTGGAAGAATTCAATATTGGCTCCTGGAATATTTTTGGCTTTTTCCTCCAGCTTTTCAATAATTTCTGCAGCTGACTCTTTACGTTCTTCCCAACTTTTAAGGTTGATCAAACAGGTTCCCGAGTTAGATCCGGTACCTTCTGTCAGAATCTCATATCCTGCAAGGGATGAAACAGACTGTACTCCATCAATACCTTCAGATTCTCTTAAAAGTTCTTTAGCAATCTGATTGGTTCTTTCCAATGTAGATCCCGGAGGGGTCTGGATAATGGCGTAGATCATCCCCTGGTCTTCTGCCGGAATAAATCCTGAAGGCAAAGAGTTACTCAGGAAGAATGTACAGGCACAAAATGCTAATAGTAACGGTAACGTTATTGTTTTTTTCGTCACTGTTTTGTTCAGCATCTTTTCATATCTTCCAGCTCCTTTTGTAAATATATTATTGAATTTATCAAGGAAAATAGTAATTAGAGTCTTCTTTTTAGTTTTTCCATGATTATTTTTCAGAATCAGGGCACACAATGCTGGCGTCAAAGTAAGAGCCACAATCCCTGATAAGATAATGGATGAAGCCATTGTAATAGAGAACTGACGGTAGAATACCCCAACCGGACCTGACATAAATGCAATCGGGATAAATACGGATGCCATTACCAGCGTAATTGCGATAATTGCCCCACTAATCTCATGCATTGCTTCTTCCGTTGCTTTTAATGGAGAAAGATTTTTTTCTTCCATCTTAGCGTGAACGGCCTCAATTACTACAATCGCATCATCTACTACAACCCCGATCGCCATTACCAAGGCAAAGAGGGAAATCATATTCAGCGTAATCCCGAATGCGGACATCACAGCGAATGTTCCTACTAATGAAACCGGAACGGCTAGCGCCGGAATTAATGTAGAACGCCAATCTCCAAGGAATAAGAATACCACGATGGCTACCAAAACGAAAGCTTCAAATAATGTGTGAATTACTTTTTCCATGGATGCATCCAGGAATCTGGAAACGTCATAACTGATATCGTAATGCATTCCTTTAGGGAAGTTATTCTTTTCAAGATCTTTCATCAATGCTTTTACGTTTTTAATAACGTCACTTGCATTGGATCCATAGGATTGTTTTACGGTAATTGCAGCAGAAGGCTTCCCGTTCAATGTAGAATAAATATCATACATGGAGCTTCCGAATTCTATATCAGCTACGTCTTTCAATCTTACAGATTCTCCATCCGGTTTTGCCTTTAGAATAATGTTTCCGTAATCTTTTTCATTGTTGAAACGACCCGAATATTTTAAGATGTATTCAAATGACTGAGAGCGTTTTCCGGAGCTTTCTCCTGTTTTACCCGGAGATGCTTCTAAACTTTGCTCATTCAGAGATTCCATTACTTCATCTGCTGAGATATTATAGGCTGTTAACCTGTCCGGCTTAAGCCAGATACGCATTGCATATTCACGGGTTCCCAGGATATCGGCAAAACCTACCCCGCTTACCCTTCTCAATTCAGACATTACGTTGATATCTGCATAGTTGAAAAGGAATTTCTGGTCAGCTTTAGGATCATCACTGTACAGGTTAATGTACATCAACATGTTGGGTTCCTCACGCGTGATCTTTACCCCTTCACGCACTACAAGAGGCGGAAGTTTATTCACCACCGAAGATACACGGTTCTGCACATTTACTGCAGCTACATTGGGATCTGTCCCCAGATCAAATACAAGCTGAATGGAAGCTTCCCCGTCATTTCCTGCATCTGAGGTCATATATTTCATACCCGGAACTCCATTTAATCCTCTTTCCAGAGGGATTACCACGGATTTAATCAACAATTCGTTGTTAGCTCCCGGATATTCTGCGGTAATATTTACTTTAGGCGGAGAAATAGATGGGAACTGAGTCACCGGAAGTTTTACCAATGACAAAACCCCCATAAATACAATAATCAATGAGATTACTATTGACAGAACAGGTCTGCGAATGAATTTTTTAAACATACTGCTTCATTTTAGAGACCACTACTCTGCTTTTAATTTCAATGATTGAAGAACTTTCTTAGGATCCTGGAATTTTGTCTTCACCTTTTGATCATCCTTTACCTTCTGAACTCCTTCCAGAAGAATCTGATCTCCTTTTGAGATTCCTGAACCTACAATATAGAGATCCGGCAGTTCGTAAGCAATTTTAATATTTCTGGATTTTGCTACTCCGTTTTTGTCAATAACAAATACATATTTCTGATCCTGAATTTCATAGGTAGATTTCTGTGGAATAATCAAACCGTTATGAACAGGTACTGTCATCTGTATTTTTCCTGTTTCGCCATTTCTCAGAAGCTTATCAGGGTTAGGGAACTTGGCACGGAAAGCAATATTTCCGGTCTCGTTATCAAATTCTCCTTCAATGGTCTGGATCTCTCCTTTTTGGGTATACATTTCTCCATTGGCAGTGATCAGGGATACCTGATTGCTTCCTCTGTCTGCAGCGTGAGTCTGATAACTTAAATATTCAGGCTCAGAAACATTGAAATACGTATAGATATTGGTATTATCTGACAAGGATGTCAAAAGATCTCCTTCATCTACAAGACTTCCTAGTTTCAAAGGAATCCTGTTGATAATGCCGGAGAATGGTGCTTTAATATCAGTAAATGAAAGGTGAATCTGAGCCAGTTTCATCTCAGCATTAGCGGCATCCAGTTTGGCTTTTGCCATTGCTTTTTCATTTTTGGAAACAATGTTGTTTCCTGCCAATGTACTTGCATTTTTCAGCTCAATAGAAGCCTGTTCTACCTCTGCCTGTGCTTTTAATAATTCTGCCTGATACAGTTTAGGCATAATTCGGAACAATGTTTGCCCGGCCTGTACGTACTGTCCTTCATCTACAAAGATTTTTTCCAGGAAACCTTTTTCCTGAGCTCTTACTTCAATGTTTTTTACAGATTGAATCTGGGCTACGTATTCTTTGTTGATTACGGTATCCATTACCACAGGGGACGTCACCGGATATACGGTAACTTCTTCTTTTTCTTCTTTTTTCTTATTGCAGCCAACCGCCAACAGAAGGGCACTCAGCGCAATTCCCGAAGCAACTCTTTTTATCATAATTCTAGAGTTTATATAAATCGTTAATGTTTTGTAGAAATAAAACGGTAATAAGAAAGGTACGTTGTGATGATTACCGGCATACACAACGCAAGTTCTTTCTACCCGGAATCAGGCAGAAAATAAATAGAACGGAGAAATTTTAAATTCTAATAGAACGGATAAGAATAAATCTTTTGGTCGCCAAACCAAGAACAAAGCCATGAATATCCGGTTTTGACCGTTTAAAGCTTTTTAATCCGAAAATATAAATCAAACTGAAAACTCCTGTGAAAAGGACAATAGCCTGCCATACATCAGATAACTGGAAATCATTTTCTGTAAGTTCAAAGGTGGAGGTGTTTATATTATCAGCCATTTGCTGAACAGACAGCTTTTCAAAAGTCTGATTCAGGCGGTTAACTCTTTTGGGCATATGATGAGAAGAATGACCAGTATAGTCATTTCGAAGAGTCTTAACATCAATTCTACTTTCTACTACAAAGAGCAGAAAAAGACCGGTTAAAAAGTATACTACGAAGTTTCTCATTTTGAAGTTGCAAATGTACACCCAGATTATGATATTTCCATCATGGATTAACAAAATTTAACTATCCTTTAAAATACCTGAATAAAAAATTTAATAAATTGCGAATAAATCCTTTATTCAAGCACTATAGGAACAATCGTGATATTCCATCTGTGTAGGTTTCAATTTTCAAAAATCAAGCCAAATTTTATATCCTGAAAAACTTATAGACATAAATCTATTGCTTTTTTAGACATTTTTAAAGGCTGTTTACCTTTCATTTGAAGTATGTTTTATTATTGAATTAAAATAACTTAACCTAACTTTTATCATGATTCCAGATTATTAATATTAACTTATTGTCTCTCTTTCTTTTTTGAATTACTTTTGCCAAAAATTAACACAAACAAATGAAAAGAAACTACAATATCTTCCTGAAAATAAGACGCTTAAAAATCCCTTATTAACCCCTATCTCTCTAATTTTTATACGATAAATATTATTTTTGGTTTCCTGAAAAACGATTCATAAAACAGTGAGATAAATCTACTTTAATTTATACTTTCCGTTAGTTTATGAAAATTTAACATATATTTATTAAAAATATTTGTAAATTTATAAGGCATTAATATCATTATTCATGAAACACTTTAAAATCACATCTCACTATGAAAAAATTATTAGTACCAGTCCTTTTTGGATTGACCATTGTTTCCCTAACAGCGTGTAAGCATCCCGGAAAAGAAGCTGAAACCTTTACCGCTGCTGCCCCAGAAAATGCAGACGACATTTCCAAAAATGTGTATGTTGACAGCTATGGAGAAAAGATAGAAGTAACCATCAACAACACCAAAAATACCGCAACAATACATTTAAACGGTAAAACTTTTGACCTTAAAAAAAGTGATGCTCTACCGGAGTACACAGCCTCTAATGAAGAGTATCAATATTCTGATATTAAGGGAAATATAACTTTCCTGAAGAAGAATGCAGATATGGTCCTGTTCCATCTTAAACAGGCAAAAAAACAGTCTGGCCCGGCGAAAATGGCATCTTATTAGCATATTGAACAGCATTCATTAAAAAATAAGTATTATGAAAAGTTTATGTTATTATTTATCGGCACTTGTTATCGCAACGTTTTTATTCGTTTCCTGTAAAACTCAAAATGCACAAAAAACAGCTAATGATATCACAGGAAAAACATGGAAGCTTACTGAGCTTAACGGAAAGCCGATCGATCTTAAAAATCCTAAGAACAATCCTTATTTCAAACTTGATATGAATGGTATGAGATACCAGGGACATGCAGGATGCAATGGTTTGGGAGGAACTTTCGAGATCAAACCTGAGATGATGAGAATAAAATTCAACCAGGGAATGTCTACCATGATGGCTTGTGAAGATCTGGATATTGAAAACCAATTTACAAAAGCAATCCTTGCAGCAGATAACTATTCTGTAAATGGAAATACGCTTACTTTAAATAAAGCAAGAATGGCTCCTTTAGCAAAATTTGTTCTTCAATAATATTATTTCTGACTAGTCCTAAATAATCGTTACAGATTAATAAGATAAAAATACTAATATTTATGATATAGTTGTAGGGCTATCCTTACAACTATATTTGTTTTTATAGGTTCTTATTTTTACACTATTCTGTTTGTGCATTTGTTCAGGTGTTTTCATATAACACGACCAATGTGGTCTTTTAGTATTATAAATTGTGATGGCATCTTCTACTAATAGCTTCATTGTTTGTATATTAACATGATAGTCTTCCAATAGAAACTCTTGTTTAAGTATCCCATTTACCCTTTCTGCAATTGCATTTGCATAAGGATCGTAACTCTCGGTCATTGAAGGACTAATGTTTTTCTTTTTCAGTATTTTCTGATAATCCATACTACAATACTGAAAACCCCTGTCAGAATGATGAATTAAGCTTTCCTTATACATTCTCTGCTTTATAGCCATATTCAATGCACTAAGAGCCCCTGAGCTGCCAGACTATTAGAAACATCATATCCCATTATCTTTTTAGAATAAGCATCAGTGACCAAAGACAGATAACAATTACGGTCTCTACCCCCAATATAAGTGATATCCGAAACCCATACCTGTTCAGGGTGTTCCAGCAGCATGTCTTCTATCAGATTTTTATGTTTTCTGAATCGATGATGGGAATCAGTGGTTATCCAGTAGTTTCTTTTAGGCTTTATAAGCATATCATTAGCTTTCAATATACGGAAAAGCTTATCTCTGCCTACATGTAAGGACTGTAACGAGGGTTCCAGCATATGATAGAGCTTTCTTGTGCCCAGACGAGGCATCACCACCCGTAAGCTATTGACAAGCTGAATCACCTGATCAGCTTTGGCTCTTTTGCTTTCTGTAATCCAGAAGCTTCGATAATAGCGCTGTCGGCTAATCCCGACCAATCCGCAAAGATAGCTTATCGCTTTTTTGTTTTCTTTGCTGATATATTGGATTGATCGGGAGAGAAGTTTTTTCTTACCTGAATCAGGTATTCTTCTTCGGCTAAATCAATCAGCTTATCCAGAATAGAAGCTTTATCTTCAGATTTTACTAAGCGGTTCTCTAAGAATCGATTCTGGTGCTCCAAACGTTTTAGCTTCTCTTCAAGTTCTCTGATTTTTTGTTCCGGGGTTTGCATAGCTTTACTTTGTGAACGGTTATCCAGATCAAAGTTACCATATTTTCTACGCCATTCGGTAATAGTACCATGTCCCTGGATACCATATTTGCGCATTGCTGCCCGATTTCCAATCGAACCACTTTCTACTTCACCCACTACGGCTAGTTTAAAGGATAAACTGTAATCTTTTTGACTACGCTTTACATACTGATTATTAAATTGTTCCATAACATTACTTTTTTAGTTGTAACGATATGTTAGGACGAGACATTCACTTAAATAAAAAAAGACGCCCCATTCGTGAGGCGTCTTTTTTATGAATACTGCTCTACTTTTTTTTGTTGTAAATTATATAGCAGATCAGAAGGCTTACATTCACCAGAACAGCAAATGCATTGGATAAGATAATAGGTAATTCTTCCTTTTCAAAACCATACCATACCCACAATGAAAGCCCTGAAATGAGGACTAAAAGCATGAGCAGAGAAATATCTTCTACATTCTTTTCCCTGATCACTTTTACCAGCTGCGGAATCATAGAAACTGAAGTAAGAATTCCGGCAATAATACCTAATATATTTTCATTCATACATGTTATATTTTGGATAGGTATACTAAAATATGTTAATGAAATCTGTTCATTGAAACTTCTTCATGTAACGGAATACATTCTTCTATCAATCTGAATAAATCTCTTGCAAAATAACAGCCATTCAGAATGCCACGGGCTCCTAATCCGTTAAAAACATATAAGTTATTCCATGTTTCATGCCTGCCAATGATAGGTCTTCTGTCTTTCACTGTGGGGCGGAAGCCAAAATGTACTTCTGCGACTTCAAAATCATAAGGATAGAACTCTGAAAGTCCTTTCACTAATTGTTCAACCGCTGATTCGTCAATATGATGATGAAGCTGTTCCCTGTCATATGTTCCACCATAGAAATAAAGTCCGTTTCCGGTAGGGAATAAGAAATGTTTTTTCTTGATCGTTATGTTTTCAGGAATTGGCTGTGAGAGCTTCACTTTTATATGATGCCCTTTATTTGGGTTCACTGTAATTTCTGAAAAGTATGGATTATCTTTCACTCCCATTCCCTCGCAGAAAATCATATTTTTGAAAGTAATATCTTTATATGCAGATTCAGAAGGGTTCAATTGAGTGTAATCGAACTTTTCTTTTACCAAATGATCATTTTTCTCAAAATAACTGAATAAACCTGTGAAAAATCCATTAACATTCAGCCTGGCAGACTGATTCACCTTTCCGGTCTGAAAGTCGTTTTTTACAAGCTCTAATCGATCAAAATTTTTATCAAGAAAAGCAGATAATTCGTCATTTCCCGATTTTTTCAGCCACAAGTTCTGCTCATTCTCATCATGAAAAATCCTGTGAATAGGAGCATTGATGAGATAGTTTTCTCCGGTATACGATTCTATTTCTTTCAGACTATCTTTAAGGAAGTCTATTTGCTCCTGTGCTTTCCAGAATGTGGTAAACTTCTTTAGCACAACCGGATTGATAATTCCTGCTGAAACTTGTGAAGCGCTTTTTCTCCCTTCAGAAAAGATTACAAAGGACTTATTATTCTTAATCAGCTGATGAGCCAGAAAAAGCCCCGCGTATCCGTCTCCTACAATAATATACTCTACATTTTTCATATGAGAAATTTCATTTATTTAAAGGTCATATGTAATCGCCTGTATTACTGATTATTGATTAGCAATAAATAAAGGGCGATTTCATAATAAAAAAACCTGAGTAAAAATACTCAGGTTTTCTATAAATATCAAGTGAAATTTAGTAATTCCACATATCATTTTCCATGTTAAGAATCTGTGCTTTGATTCTATCGCTTTCTTCAAGCTGCTCATCAGCATTTTTAGGGATATAGTCCTTAATAGTACCGTCTCCTAAACCAGCTGAAGACTTATAAATGATAGAAGAGAATCTTCTTGCATTGATAACGTCATCGAAAGATAAATCAGCAGATGAATTTTTTCTGTTGAAAACAAAATTGTTTGCTAAGATATCACGAGCACTTGGATAATAGATCCAGAAAAGGTCAATAAGCTCATCGTTACCTGCAATAGGCTTACCATCCGGGCCAATAACTCCCTGTACTGCAGGATCTGGTCCCATTGCAGCAATACCAAGAGGTCTGTATTTCATTTGCCCGTCTCTCTTATCAATAAACCACATACCCATAATTTTAAGAACTTTTACTTTGTCTGTAGTGGTCTTAAATACGTCAGTATATTGTTTTTTCTCAGCTTCTGTAAGCTGTCTTCCAGAGTTTAAGATATCAATAGCAGCATCATTAATGATCACTTTTTCCAATCTTTTCTGAATTCCTTCAGGAGAAAGCTTTACGGTAAAGTTTTCATCGTCATATACCTGCTGAATCTTACCACTCAAAGCAGCATCCAATAATAATTGGTATAGCGATCTTGTAGGTGTAGCAAGAAGGCCATCCGGATTGTCATAGTAGAATGGCTGGTTGATCTTATCATTCATATCAATGATCTCCCAAACAAACATACTCTTAAGGATATCTTTGTCTTCTACAAAACCATATTCAAGAGGCTTTACTGTTTTATCTACAATAGTATCACCAACTTTCTGTTTGTTTTCTGCTCTCATCTGTCTGAACTCTTCCGGAGAAGCTGCGTTCAGAATAGTCTGGGAAAAAGCAAATCCCGAAACTAATACTAAAAGGGTGCTAATATATTTTTTCATAATAAATTACAATTTTAGTCCTATTGAACATTAATGATTATAGGAGTAATGTTTTTAATAATCTGACCATCAAGACCCTGAGCTGTTGCTTTAATATCAAAGATAGAAACCACATCACCGGTTCTCAAATTCTTCACTAAACCTGCTGCTTCATCCAGAGAGTTACCATGAACAAGAAGAGCTGCTCTACCTGGTACTCTTACCATAAACTGAGTTACA is a genomic window containing:
- the map gene encoding type I methionyl aminopeptidase; the protein is MSITNEDQMLGMQKVSEAVAFTLKKMMDYAEPGMTTKDLDEYGAKILEGFGAKSAPYLTYGFPGWTCISVDNEFCHGIPTDHRILKEGDLINIDVSAELDGYWADNGSSFVIGKDIHGHQKLVEASKDILRKAIDNIKGGVKIADIGYLMETEAKKRGLKVIKNLAGHGVGKSLHEQPDELLNYRNRYDTRRFKKNSVVAIETFISTDSNLAVELKDGWTMVGNKGGYMAQHEHTLVITDGKPIILTEMNGILN
- a CDS encoding TolC family protein is translated as MNMMENSKTKNIIAAIALSLVLASCKAPMATVIKDEVKENIPQNFNQEEQQDANNNSGTTPWRQFFTDPNLVTLIETALKNNQELLITLQEIEIAKSGVLAKKGRLTPTVSAGIGAGLKKSGRYTSEGAGDATTEIEPGKEMPDPLGNFEAGLNASWEIDIWKKLRTEKESAVAHYLSTVEGKNFVLSNLIEEVADNYYELLALDNQLDIIQQYIKLQQRALEISKIQKEAAAATELAVKKFEAELAKSKAAEYTIRQQITEKENEINALLGRYPQPIVRAKENFMSTIPPTVYTGIPSQLLANRPDIKQAELELKASKLDVEAARKEFYPSLEISATLGLEAFKPSYLVKMPESIAYNLAGELAGPLINKSAIKANFQTADAKQVQALYEYDKTILNAYLDVANLMSKVKNIDQYYQLKSQETKALDQSIDIANQLFRNSRADYLEVLLNQRDALDAKMELIEAKQKQLSTVVDIYKSLGGGWK
- a CDS encoding efflux RND transporter periplasmic adaptor subunit, translated to MKRVASGIALSALLLAVGCNKKKEEKEEVTVYPVTSPVVMDTVINKEYVAQIQSVKNIEVRAQEKGFLEKIFVDEGQYVQAGQTLFRIMPKLYQAELLKAQAEVEQASIELKNASTLAGNNIVSKNEKAMAKAKLDAANAEMKLAQIHLSFTDIKAPFSGIINRIPLKLGSLVDEGDLLTSLSDNTNIYTYFNVSEPEYLSYQTHAADRGSNQVSLITANGEMYTQKGEIQTIEGEFDNETGNIAFRAKFPNPDKLLRNGETGKIQMTVPVHNGLIIPQKSTYEIQDQKYVFVIDKNGVAKSRNIKIAYELPDLYIVGSGISKGDQILLEGVQKVKDDQKVKTKFQDPKKVLQSLKLKAE
- a CDS encoding efflux RND transporter permease subunit, translated to MFKKFIRRPVLSIVISLIIVFMGVLSLVKLPVTQFPSISPPKVNITAEYPGANNELLIKSVVIPLERGLNGVPGMKYMTSDAGNDGEASIQLVFDLGTDPNVAAVNVQNRVSSVVNKLPPLVVREGVKITREEPNMLMYINLYSDDPKADQKFLFNYADINVMSELRRVSGVGFADILGTREYAMRIWLKPDRLTAYNISADEVMESLNEQSLEASPGKTGESSGKRSQSFEYILKYSGRFNNEKDYGNIILKAKPDGESVRLKDVADIEFGSSMYDIYSTLNGKPSAAITVKQSYGSNASDVIKNVKALMKDLEKNNFPKGMHYDISYDVSRFLDASMEKVIHTLFEAFVLVAIVVFLFLGDWRSTLIPALAVPVSLVGTFAVMSAFGITLNMISLFALVMAIGVVVDDAIVVIEAVHAKMEEKNLSPLKATEEAMHEISGAIIAITLVMASVFIPIAFMSGPVGVFYRQFSITMASSIILSGIVALTLTPALCALILKNNHGKTKKKTLITIFLDKFNNIFTKGAGRYEKMLNKTVTKKTITLPLLLAFCACTFFLSNSLPSGFIPAEDQGMIYAIIQTPPGSTLERTNQIAKELLRESEGIDGVQSVSSLAGYEILTEGTGSNSGTCLINLKSWEERKESAAEIIEKLEEKAKNIPGANIEFFQPPSVPGYGAAGGFELRLLDKAGSGDYHKMEQVSNDFVKELKKRPELGSAFTFYSASFPQYMLKIDNDLAEQKGVTIEKAMDNLSTLIGSNYETSFIRFDRPYKVIVQAGPQYRALPSDLLKLYVKNDKDQMVPYSDFMRLEKVYGLSEITRHNMYNSAEVSGTPAPGYSSGQAIQAIQEVADKTLPRGFGIDWAGISKDEVSRGNEAVFIFLVCLGFVYLILSAQYESFILPLPVILSLPTGIFGAFLCLKLLGLENNIYAQVAMVMLIGLLGKNAVLIVEFAVQKKAEEGIPVAKAAIEGAAIRFRPILMTSFAFVAGLIPLVIATGPGAIGNRTIGTAAAGGMLIGTIFGLMIIPGLYYIFGTIADKSRLARYEEENPLTEQTEPYEHDGKFED